From the Carettochelys insculpta isolate YL-2023 chromosome 27, ASM3395843v1, whole genome shotgun sequence genome, one window contains:
- the SHC2 gene encoding SHC-transforming protein 2 → MLAEPKYGRFRNGSVTPSEDPAMSSEVAAAAPAPSPPASLAHPGPPLGEASLPDEQEAVTTFCMLIPKIPQWKFASPSGFLSRSPSSASKDLSSPAKPGGPGEAGPPSSGLAAVLSACEPVCHSPCSLQVMHRFRGGGGRKVARVEGVKLAGEEWNRKGSFINKPAQGWLHPDERVLGSGVSYIVRYMGCIEVLRSMRSLDFNTRTQVTREAINRLYEAVPGVKGTWKKKAPNKALFSILGKSNLRFAGMSITVNISIDGLNLMIPTTQQIIANHHMQSISFASGGDTDTTDYVAYVAKDPINQRACHILECCNGLAQSVINTVGQAFELRFKQYLHSPPKVVVPPDRVTGAEESAWGDEEEAAEHDYYNSIPGKEPPPGGLVDSRLRHGALLGHGHSQPLCAGHFSQVGFPARREHNSHMGSHWDSEAHSQSCDGYLQADSQPLGCRDYEEHMYVNTQCLEGWEADARRHEESPTKDLFDMRPFEDALKLHECTVTGGAGLPLEDQWPSPPTRKAPIAPTEEQLKREPWYHGKMSRRDAEKLLQMDGDFLVRDSLTNPGQYVLTGMDGRQPKHLLLVDPEGVVRTKDVLFESISHLINHHLQNEQPIVAAESELHLRQVVKRKP, encoded by the exons ATGCTCGCCGAGCCCAAGTACGGTCGCTTTCGCAACGGCTCTGTGACGCCCTCGGAGGACCCAGCCATGAGCAGCGAGGTGGCAGCAGCCGCCCCAGCCCCCTCGCCGCCCGCCTCCCTGGCGCACCCGGGCCCGCCGCTGGGCGAAGCCAGCCTGCCGGACGAGCAGGAGGCTGTGACCACCTTCTGCATGCTGATCCCCAAGATCCCCCAATGGAAGTTCGCCAGCCCCTCCGGCTTCCTGAGCCGCAGCCCCTCCAGCGCCAGCAAGGACCTGTCGTCCCCGGCCAAGCCAGGCGGCCCCGGAGAGGCAGGGCCAccctcctccggcctggctgctGTCCTGAGCGCCTGCGAGCCCGTCTGCCACTCTCCTTGTTCTCTGCAGGTGATGCACCGGTTCCGGGGAGGGGGCGGCAGGAAGGTGGCTCGGGTCGAAGGGGTCAAACTGGCCGGAGAGGAGTGGAACCGGAAAGGCAGCTTCATCAATAAACCGGCgcagggctggctgcatcccgacGAACGGGTCCTGGGATCGGGGGTCTCCTACATCGTTCGG TACATGGGCTGCATTGAAGTGCTGCGTTCCATGCGATCCCTGGACTTTAACACCAGGACCCAGGTGACCAG GGAAGCCATCAACAGACTGTACGAGGCAGTGCCTGGGGTGAAAGGGACCTGGAAGAAGAAG gCACCCAACAAAGCCCTCTTCTCCATCCTGGGCAAAAGCAACCTGCGCTTCGCTGGGATGAGCATCACGGTGAACATCTCCATCGACGGGCTCAACCTCATGATCCCCACCACCCAGCAG ATCATCGCTAACCACCACATGCAGTCCATCTCCTTCGCCTCGGGGGGAGACACG GATACGACGGACTATGTGGCCTACGTGGCGAAGGATCCCATTAACCAGAGAG CGTGCCATATCCTGGAGTGCTGCAACGGGCTGGCTCAGAGCGTCATCAACACCGTGGGCCAAGCCTTCGAGCTGCGCTTCAAGCAGTACCTGCACAGCCCCCCCAAGGTGGTGGTGCCGCCAGACAG GGTTACGGGGGCCGAGGAATCCGCCTGGGGCGACGAAGAGGAGGCGGCCGAGCATGATTACTACAACAGCATCCCGGGGAAGGAGCCTCCCCCGGGGGGACTCGTCGACTCACGGCTCAGGCATGGGGCATTGCTGGGCCATGGGCACTCACAGCCACTCTGCGCCGGTCACTTCAGCCAG GTTGGCTTTCCTGCCCGGAGAGAGCACAACAGCCACATGGGCTCCCATTGGGACAGCGAGGCTCACA GCCAGTCCTGTGACGGCtacctccaggcagacagccagcccctgggatgCCGTGACTACGAAGAGCACATGTACGTCAACACACAGTGCCTGGAGGGCTGGGAGGCGGACGCGAGGAGGCATGAGGAGAGCCCCACAAAGGACCTCTTTGACATGC GGCCTTTTGAGGATGCCCTCAAGCTGCACGAATGCACAGTGACTGGCGGGGCTGGCCTGCCTCTTGAGGACCAGTGGCCTAGTCCGCCCACCCGCAAGGCTCCCATCGCCCCCACGGAGGAGCAGCTGAAGCGGGAGCCCTGGTACCATGGGAAGATGAGCCGGCGCGACGCCGAGAAGCTGCTGCAGATGGATGGGGACTTCCTGGTGAGGGACAGCCTCACCAACCCCGGGCAGTACGTCCTGACGGGCATGGACGGCCGGCAGCCCAAGCACCTGCTGCTGGTAGATCCCGAGGGCGTG GTGCGGACCAAAGACGTCCTGTTTGAGAGCATCAGCCACCTGATTAACCACCACCTCCAGAACGAGCAGCCCATCGTGGCGGCGGAGAGTGAGCTGCACCTGAGGCAGGTGGTGAAGAGGAAGCCATGA